The genomic segment GGTCTGTGGAGataacaggaagtcagagcaCAGTGAGATCTGTGGAGACAAAAGGAACTCCAATCTCACAGTGGTCTACGAAGAGGGTAGAAAATCAGAGCACCGAGGAGTCTGCGGAGAcgacaggaagtcagagcaCAGTAAGATCTGTGGAGACAACAGGAACTCAGAACTTAGGGTGGACTACAGAGAGGATAGGAAGTCGGAAATTAGCGAGGTCTATGAAGACGACAGAAAGTCAGAGCACAGAAGGGTCTGCAACGAcgacaggaagtcagagcaCAGAGGGGTCTGTGGagatgacaggaagtcagagcaCAGTGAGATCTGTGGAGACAAAAGGAACTCCAATCTCACAGTGGTCTACGAAGAGGGTAGCAAGtcagagcacagaggagtctGTGGAGAcgacaggaagtcagagcaCAGTGAGATCTGTGGAGACAACAGGAACTCGGATCTTAGGGTGGACTACAGAGAGGATAGAAAGTCGGAGATTAGTGAGGTCGACAGGAAGTCAGAGCTCAGAGTGGTGTGTGGAGAAGACAGGAACTCCGATCTCTCAGTGGTCTAGGAAGAGGATAGGAAGACAGAGTTCAGTTGGGTCTGTGAAGACGAAAAGAAATCAGAACTCATTGCCGTCTATGAAGACCAGAGGAAGTCAGGGCTCACTGGGGACTTTGGAGACGACAGGAACTCCGAGTTCACTGTGGTCTACAAAGACAATAGGAAGGCAGAGCTCAGTGGAGTCTCTTCAGATGACTGGAAGTCCAAGCTCAGTGAAGACGATAACAACAGAGAGATCAAAGCGCAAAGCTATATATTGGGAATACACTGAGGTCCATCAGAAGATCCTGGATCTTGAAAGAGACATTAAAACCATTAAcctggaaaaaaatgaagaaataaaaaccAAGGATTCTCTGATCAAGCTCTTGCTCAAAGCCGTCGAAGACAGGAATCTGAATCCGACAGAAAGTCAGAGCACAGAGTGGTCTGTGGAGACAACAGGAACTCCGAGTTCACAGTGGTCTACGAAGACGATAGGAAGACAGAGCTCAGTGGAGTCTCTGGagatgacaggaagtcagagctCAGAGTGGTCTATGGAGACGACAGGAACTTCAAGTTCACAGTGGTCTACAAAGACAATAGGAAGACAAAGCTCAGTGGAGTCTCTGGagatgacaggaagtcagagctCAGAGTGGTCTGTGGAGACGACAGGAACTCCGAGTTCACAGTGGTCTAGACAGAGCTCACTGGGATCTCTGGagatgacaggaagtcagagctCAGAGTGGTCTATGGAGATGACAGGAACGTCAAGTTCACAGTGGTCTACAAAGACAATAGGAAGACAGAGCTCAGTGGAGTCTCTGGagatgacaggaagtcagagctCAGAGTGGTCTGTGGAGATGACAGGAACTCCGAGTTCACAGTGGTCTACGAAGACAATAGGAAGACAGAGCTCAGTGGAGTCTCTGGagatgacaggaagtcagagctCAGTGAAGATGATAACAGAGAGATCAGAGCGCAAAACTATGTATTGGGAATACATTGAGCTCCGTCAGAAGATCCTGGCTCttgaaagagaaattaaaaCCATCAACCAGGAAAAAACCGAACAAATAAAAACCAAGGATTCTGTGATCGAGCTCTTGCTCAAAGCCATCGAGGACAAGAATCTGAATCTGACAGATAGTCAGAGCACAGAGGGTTCTGTGAAGATGACAGAAAGTCAGAGATCAAAGTTGCCTGCGGAGATGACAGAAAGTCAGAGCACAGTGTGGTCTGTGGAGATGACAGGAACTCCGATCTCACATTGGTCTATGAAGAGGTTAGGAAATCAGAGCTCAGAGAGGTCTGTGAcgacaacaggaagtcagaactCATTGGAGTCTATAAAGAGAACAGGTACTCAGAGCTCAGTGGCGTCTATGAAAACGTTAGGAAGTCAGAACTCATTGGTGTCTATAAGGACGACAGGAAGTCAGAGCTCAGTGGGATCTATGAAGACGTTAGGAAGTCAGAGCTCACTGGGGTCTGTGGAGACGACAGGAACTCCGAGTTCACAGTGGTCTACGAAGACAATAGGAAGGCAGAGCTCAGTGGAGTCTCTGGAGATGACAAGAAGTCAGAGCTCAGACTGGTCTGTGGAGACGACAGGAACTCAGAGTTCACAGTGGTCCACGAAGACAATAGGAAGACAGAGCTCAGTGGAGTCTCTGGAGATGACTGGAAGTCAGAGCTCAGTGAAGACTATAACAACAGAGAGATCAGAGTGCAAAGCTATGTATTGGGAATACACTGAGCACAGTCAGAAGATCCAGGATCTTGAAAGAGACATTCAAACCATTAACCAGGAAAAAGACGAAGAAATAATAACCAAGGATTCGCTGATCAAGTTCTTGCTTAAAGTCATCAAGGACAGGAATCTGACTGTTGCACCGTCGCATTATCGGGTCAACAACAACGATGAAGAGATAGTTATGGTGCAGGAGGACAAGACAAGACACTTCAGAcaagaggaggtgaaggagagccATAGATCAACAAATCAGAAGTGCAAGAGGCCTTCTTTGTGGAAACGATTCAAAAAACTATTTGCTTGCGGGTCGAGTGACATGGAGATtgaagaggaggtgaaggagagccGTAGAACAACAAAGAAGAACTGCAAGAGGCCCTCTTTGTGGAAACGATtcaaaaaattatttgtttgcagGTCGAGTGACATGGAGGTTGAAGAGGAGATGGGGTTCTGAGCAGTAGAAATCAGTGCTCTACAGAACAAGTTCAGAGTTTAGAGATCTGACATCATCAGGGCATCTGTATTCTGTGGTTTCTCCAGGGGGTTGTAAGGAGGTGTCTACATTGGTTGGACTTGTCAAGATGCTCAATCTGATTGGGATTTGAGTAATTTGAAGGCCGGGCCCAAGATTTCTCAACAGAACGGATGAGATTGAGATCCgtgtttttggggggttttctACGGGTTGCTCCGTTTCACCCACTTCACATttgctctgcagcggacccaggttcgactcccggcctgggtccgtttgctgcgtgtcactccccctctctctctctctccctgtttcctgtcatatcttcagctgttctgtcaataaagccataaaaggccaaaaaaatatttaaaaattgcactggtctgttggtcttgaaaaaacaaaaacaattttttgttgcttaagcttctgtattcagtcattattcaatggtatactaaaatccatgtgaaaaaaattgcttctcactgttctcaggtcaaatatttatatgcgattaaaatgcgattcatttcgattaattaattacaaagcctctgattaattcgattaatttttttaatcgagtcccggccctaattaCTACATTA from the Sparus aurata chromosome 4, fSpaAur1.1, whole genome shotgun sequence genome contains:
- the LOC115579718 gene encoding uncharacterized protein LOC115579718; the encoded protein is MEEDTLSNAGVEKLRKLLCFITEHNELMKSTEKTVTTTEGESAEGSVKTTGTPISQWSMKRIGSQSSVESMNSTESQSTEGSEMTTESQDSMASKKTTGSQSSLRSVEMTESQSTVRSVETTGTSISQLSMKRVGSQSTEGPVKTTRTRILGWTTEMIGSRRLARPMKTTESQSKEGSVTTTGSQSKEGSVEMTESQSTEGSVTTTGSQSTEGSMEITGSQSTEGSVEMTGNQSAEGSVTTTGSQSTEGSVEMTGSQSTVRSVETKKTPISQWSTRTVGSQSTEESAEMTGSQSTLRSVETTGTRILGWTTERIGSRRLARSMKTTESQSTEGSATTTGSQRTEGSVEITGSQSTVRSVETKGTPISQWSTKRVENQSTEESAETTGSQSTVRSVETTGTQNLGWTTERIGSRKLARSMKTTESQSTEGSATTTGSQSTEGSVEMTGSQSTVRSVETKGTPISQWSTKRVASQSTEESVETTGSQSTVRSVETTGTRILGWTTERIESRRLVRSTGSQSSEWCVEKTGTPISQWSRKRIGRQSSVGSVKTKRNQNSLPSMKTRGSQGSLGTLETTGTPSSLWSTKTIGRQSSVESLQMTGSPSSVKTITTERSKRKAIYWEYTEVHQKILDLERDIKTINLEKNEEIKTKDSLIKLLLKAVEDRNLNPTESQSTEWSVETTGTPSSQWSTKTIGRQSSVESLEMTGSQSSEWSMETTGTSSSQWSTKTIGRQSSVESLEMTGSQSSEWSVETTGTPSSQWSRQSSLGSLEMTGSQSSEWSMEMTGTSSSQWSTKTIGRQSSVESLEMTGSQSSEWSVEMTGTPSSQWSTKTIGRQSSVESLEMTGSQSSDWSVETTGTQSSQWSTKTIGRQSSVESLEMTGSQSSVKTITTERSECKAMYWEYTEHSQKIQDLERDIQTINQEKDEEIITKDSLIKFLLKVIKDRNLTVAPSHYRVNNNDEEIVMVQEDKTRHFRQEEVKESHRSTNQKCKRPSLWKRFKKLFACGSSDMEIEEEVKESRRTTKKNCKRPSLWKRFKKLFVCRSSDMEVEEEMGF